A stretch of Megalobrama amblycephala isolate DHTTF-2021 linkage group LG14, ASM1881202v1, whole genome shotgun sequence DNA encodes these proteins:
- the LOC125244368 gene encoding tripartite motif-containing protein 16-like protein — translation MAASEALISGVSLKEICDVAGWSSPVTFVRYYDLDLDAAPGDPIRCSVEFPRKGNVSGSTFLCPLFDGMKESVRQLRDKLEDFCKEELKKISDRGTFTNIVPSTRNNFLQYSHQLSLDLNTAQKWLRLSEGNTVIKLASRDQSYPDHPDRFDYYRQVLCRESMSGRCYWEIEWKGKYVSISVSYKSINRKGRGKECLFGSNDQSWSLIYSIDKYSFIHNNTETELPVKPIISRTVNEEDHYRVGVYVDHSAGTLSFYSVSGDTMNLIHTVQTTFTQPLYPGFWVYKGSSVKLC, via the exons ATGGCGGCCTCCGAGGCCTTAATTTCGGGTGTTTCCCTCAAAGAGATTTGTGATGTGGCTGGTTGGTCCTCGCCAGTCACGTTTGTGAGGTACTATGACCTTGACCTGGACGCGGCTCCAGG CGATCCTATCAGATGCAGTGTGGAGTTCCCTCgaaaagggaacgtctcaggtagCACAT TTCTCTGTCCGTTATTTGATGGCATGAAAGAATCTGTTCGtcagctgagagacaaactggaggatttctgcaaagaggagctcaagaagatctctgacagag GCACTTTCACCAACATTGTTCCCAGCACCAGGAACaacttcctacaat attcccatcagctctccctggatctgaacacagcaCAAAAATGGCTCCGTCTGTCTGAGGGGAACACAGTGATTAAATTAGCTAGCAGAGATcagtcgtatcctgatcatccagacagatttgattatTATCGTCAGGTGTTGTGTCGAGAGAGTATgagtggacgctgttactgggagattgagtggaagGGGAAATATgtgtctatatcagtgtcatataagagcatcaacAGGAAGGGACGGGGTAAAGAGTGTTTGTTTGGatctaatgatcagtcctggagtttgatctACTCTATTGACAAATACTCATTCATACACAATAACACAGAGACTGAACTCCCTGTAAAGCCCATCATCAGTAGAACAGTGAATGAGGAGGATCACTATagagtaggagtgtatgtggatcacagtgcaggaactctgtccttctacagcgtctctggagacacaatgaacctcatccacacagtccagaccacattcactcaaccgctctatcctgggttttgGGTTTATAAaggatcatcagtgaaactgtgttga